From the Cydia amplana chromosome 8, ilCydAmpl1.1, whole genome shotgun sequence genome, the window AATCCCTTGCCGGAACGCATCAACATGGATCCTCTCGTCATGGGCGTGGAGCAACACGGGCGAGTTAAGTATCGGCGTGAAGTTGATGACGGGGACGCCCTGGTGGCGCACGAAGCGCGCGTCCGTGGTGCCGGGGCACACGTTGCAGAGGACCTCGAAGCCCCTGGAATTAATACCAATCTAATATTCAAATAAAGGGTAATTTCACTCTTTAGACATATTCCGTTagtaaacataattatgttcTCTGAGAATATATCTGCGGTTGCGTCTAATTGTCACGactcttttcatacattttgcatGGGTCGCGACAATTAGACTgcagacatattttttgagaatAACTCAAAACTCAACAAGATACTAAATTCAAAATAAAGGACGACTGGCAAAGAAATGCATGTTCTTCCAGGTAGGATATAAATAGGTATGCCCCGCAATAATTTATTCTTTTCCTTTGCAGAAAATTTAGAGCTAAAAAAGTGTCTTTACTCACCGACTCAATTTAcctcagtacctacctacttataaatagaGACGGGAATTAGGGTACggattacatttattataactTACATTTCTTTAACTGCACAGAGAAGAGCTGTCCAAAACTGATTGCTCTCGTCAATATTTGTGCTCTTGACTGGGGCATTATTCCCAATGTACTCGAATGTCACATCTTCACCTGCCTCAGTACACCATTTCCTGATctgtttattgtaaaaaagtGAACAGTGACAATCGCATCTCGAGTGAAAACGAAGTTAGACAGTTTAGGAATTTAGATATTCGTAGTGCTCTGCTCTCCAAATTCAGATGCTTTAAAGATTAAGGAATTAGAATGGGACATAAGAATTTTCTATTAAGTATTGGTGTGAAGCTGATGACGGGTATGCCCTATAAAACAGTTCTTGATACTTAGATACTGGCAGACAAAACAATACAcagtttaaacagttaaaggTAATAAAGGCCTAAAGCTTGAAATTAGAAACACATTTTCAAATATTAAAAAGATCagctaagaaaggattttttttataatttatatatgtccatttccaaaatggtgttgattttttttcgcggtagaTGTCGTGAGCATATAGGGTTAGGGTTagtgttataattatttgttacCATGTCATCAAAAGCGTCGTGATCAAGTGTGGGTGGTATCCTGATGTCAAAATAAATAGTAAGGCTGTCTGGTACCACGTTGACTTGAACGCCGCCCTGAAAAAGGTAGGCATTCTGGATATGGAACTTCAACCAAATATTTGCTCGCTACTCGAATTTTAGGATTCTAAACATCTAATTAGACGgattagaaaaaataaaaaatggtcaagagtaaatttgtaaatatacttggtcaaccagatcttgacagtagaagaAAAagccggcaaatttgaaaaatgtaggcttcGCGCccatcgtcccatagaaaatttgaatttcgcgcctttttttactgacaagatttggttgaccagctatagtaaaaaacaagcaacaacggttgcactccgggagtgccgatagaagtgaaaactcacctcactatgttaccgacgcccggtagcACGAttcatacgtttagcggaggtattctatttatttattatatattattatcattctcaaataagattacactttttcattgacatgtttatttacatactgccatgacaacgtcaaattatttgaacataggtaaagagtcttgaaaaggagtccgcaacataaatgtaaaataacattgagtttttctttattgatttaaatgccatttaaattatgagtaccttacggggcttacggtcacgtgatcgccttacgccccttacggtcacgtgatcccttatgctgtctcgagtttatcattttttccacctcataaagtgcccagcgccgctaaagaagttttcacttcaaaaatgtaatggtgcggaacactTAGGACGCGAGCCCAACTCGTAGTTGGCCAGTTTTAACATAGCGCCTTGCATAGACATATATATGCGCCTTGTGACAATCGTTGAGAATATTCGCAGTTACAATCTTTCGTAAGGCGCCAAATGTTAGTTTGTTATTTTTTCGGGAAGATATAACTGGGTGATAGATGCATTGGTAAATGAATTTTGTCAAGAGTAAAAGCATATATAccgtaaatataattaatatcgaCTAATCCACTTGTATATTgctaaattaaaatataggGTAAAAATAACGAGGCGGTAACTTAAATGAGCCTTGAAAGATAACAACGGTCCATAACCCCTGATCTGTTGTACCTATATGTGCCTAAGCTACAGTCGTAAATACATAAATAGGCAGGTGTTATAATGGTATAGTCAGACATATTTTACTCTCACCTCGATTTGTGTTAAATTGATTGAGACCAAGTCGCCAAGCCACTTGCCTTGGGCTTGTTTTTCCACTTCTCCTGCTCTGTATTTCATAAATCTGTCCAATATGTAATGAagcttaaagaaaaaaaacatttgttgAAAAAAGCATTGCATATGTTTAGGAATATTATACCTACAGCTAACTCAAACActcaaactaaaaaaaatgctttATTCAAGTACTTAGGCCTTTCAACAAGTTCTTTCGAATAGTCgtttacaaattatattatcttaagctattTAAGCTATGTGTCTAAAGGAGCTCGGGGCAATATGGGCAACATACCGAGGTATTCATAACCTAAGCTTCTTATTCTCATaagcaagatattttttttactaattacaTCTTATTAATAGATGACTCTGGCTTCTCTCAAAACTAGGTTTAATTTttactattgtttttttttagtttacctTTTCTCCTGCGGTGTTAGACAAAAGCAAAGAACCGTGTCCGGGGTCTCCTCTGCAAGTCACTTTTAACTCTGAAATGTTAAGAAAGTGGTAATTTATTCCAGGTCAATTTAGGTTAATTTATACATGTCAGGTCTAACGGTAAAAATTGTCTCAATACTCGATACCTGTATCGGTTGTAGCACTGACATATGCTTATTATATGCTTACCTACGTACGTTTTATTCTTATCAAATAATTACAAATTGCTACTCCTAATCACCAAAGGATACAGATTAAGTCGTATATTATTCTCAAAAAAAGTCATGAAGTATATCGCGAACCGAAATAAACACTCTGTTTCACAACATTTGCTGCAAAACTGACAACAAAGCacaaagtgtaatttttgtacctacctattgcaaTTTAACTAATGATGAAGATTATCATAAACCTACTTCCACTTGGATTACCATCTGGACACCATCGCACCGACCAATCTAGACCTTTCCATTGCTAAATACTATACTGTTATCTAGATCTTATTCATAGTTAGGCATATTATTTCCcaagttttgtcaacacagtgaCGTGTCAACACCGCCATATAACAAGTAggtacaatcagcagcagaagttgctaagcgagcgaggtgttcaaaatgaccttgacactgtcttattctcttaacaataaagtcgcgtcaggaTCATAtgaacacctggcccgtttagcaacttctgctgctgactggtaCAGTGCGACAGCAAAAATGTTAGGGACTTCAGTACTAtgtattgttttaaaaataatcaatgcAGGATGCGGTCCGCGGACCGCAGTTTTGGCAAAAACAGTTCCTATTTTACaagcaaaatatttaataaatcggattgaaatataaaaagtcggtgagttgaccgtgacgtcactgtacatgttttcatataaattcctttagaaaatcgttttgacagttctaaaaaagaagttgATTTggctagtaggaaagtagccaatagtatacatatatatagtgCATACATATGTCACCCACTTTATCCAATAAGATAAGGTATATTGAatgtaaataaagaataaaatagACTTCTAAAATCATAACCCTTCACTCAGGAAAAAAGATtctaatacaaaaaataccttaaattaaaacaaaaaccaTTAATGATTGATGTGATTCCTCCATCTTATAGGTTTTACTTACGTCGGTTAGTTTTTTCTCCATTAAAAGCCCTAATGACCTTCGTGCTTAAAGAAGGACAGCTTTCGTCGAGTCCAAAACCCAGGTTCAAGGCCTTGAACTGCTCAGACTGAGCAAACGCTTGCATCCCATGCTCTCCACCAATTTCTTCGTCTAAAAagcagtaaaaaaataaaaatgattctgATGATACaaatacttattgttttttttttcaattgtgtAATGGGTTAGGTTTTAACTCGTTAACTTCCActtgttatgaaataaataaaatcgacTCCTTCCTCAATGATAATTTTAGTAAGGGCCTATAAATGCAAAAAGTCACAATTTCTTTAATGTCTTAAAATTTATCAGATCATCGTTTTCCCTAGGAATTTTTCACTTTTTTCTCACCGGGAACAAAGGACACATGGACAGTTCTCTTCAACCTGACACCAGCCGCCTTCAGTCTTCGCACGGCCTCCAAGTGGAACATGCCGACACTTTTCATATCCTGAGTGCCGCGAGCGTAAATGTAGCCATCTTCAGATATTGTAGCTTCGAAGGGTGGATAAGTCCAGGATTCCTACAACAAGGATTCATCCCAAATCGTTAAGTAACCTAACTATAATTGTACCAAAAAAAGCAAAAGTTTAGCAAATTATCATTGTCATCAATCTTTCCCTCAATGATGGTAATCGTaacatcatgtccttctgttaAAGATGAGGTACCTAGTCTTCCTTCACAGGCTTTTATCTAGATCTAGAAGCCTTTGCCAAGAAACAGGCACGACCTATATGTGTAAGTTGAGCAGTATAGCAGCTGGAAGCTGTGGCCCTGTGATCACCACCGCGGGCTTCTTTAGATTATACTGACTCCTACCTGAGTCCTACCTCATAAATAGACACGGCATCCATGTAGGAGTTGAGTAGGTAGTATTATAGGTACCCAGTTGATCACTACCACAGCTAACAGGTTtgctttattataatttaatacgcTGTTATCTGTAAGACAAGCACCACGTTCATGTTGAGTTGAATAATATGCATGGAAGCTATAGCTCGTATCCATCCATGTGATCGTCGCAATGGATTTACTCTAATATGATTATTAAGCTCATACCTCATAAACAGGTACGACGTCCATATGTGAGTTGAGCAGTATGGCCGGGAGCTCTGGTTCTTTGCCCTCCCAGGTGATGACCACGACGGGCTTCCCCGGTATTAATTCATGGACTGCCACGGGCAGCTGCAGCTCACTGGCTTGCCGTTTCAGAAATTCCACACACTCATCTGCAAAAGCCAAAGAACTAAGTTAGCAGGCAAAGATTTCTTAGTTTCAGCAAAGAGTAGTAATTAATACAAGGGTATATTAACCTCTATATCGTCAGGTGATaaccaaaagtcactaagtaccaccacaagttcgtagccatagtgaaccatattagtacgaaaagaaggttgatttttgtttaaatattttatagtaattagtaacttttgcttgtcacctgacgatataggTAGTGCTGCGTGGCTCGTTATTGCTATAGGTGTGGCGCATTTAGGTACTATATTTGCATTTTAGATAGAAATAGCAGTAAGATGACAGTACATGTTTATTAGGTCAAAAACTGTTACGTTCATTTAACTCACCTACGGATAAATTCGTAGTCTTAATATAAAGGCAAGTATCTTTATTAAGTGTGAAAATATTatctacttatgtacctacttaaacatgattttaattttatttatttttatttttattcatttggtgtatttggataggtacttatacttactttacaTGCGTGTTccgatttttttccaaaaataataaagtacctatgttACTCACCGTAGTTCACATCCGGGTGCACACTAGGTATCCTCAAATATTCCCTGAATCGTTGTATAGCTTCATCGTTTTCCCACAAATCCATTGCTTATTCAAGACGTACGTGCGCCCTGTATCCTAGACAGTAAACAACTGATCAACCAACAACCAACACTCACACTAATGCATGCATCCGATTCTGTTTTAACAGTTTGATATAGTTTTCATCTTactttgatacgaccttgacgtgAGCACCGATCAGCGATAGTGACGACGCACGCTGATTGATGCAACCAGGAGTCGTCTCAATAATCGTCTCATAAGGCatttcgctctcacttattgGTGCGCGTGGGATGCGtgataacctctagccgcccagagacctataaaaaggtctcctgttccattctaatttgaactttgtgttgacaaaataaaatttcattttgcgtAGCAAGGTTTAACGTAtaggcggctagaggataagaTAACATGACtaaaggtcgtgtcaaaattaGACTACAtccatatcaaattgttaaaacagaATGCCTACATGTTTGTTTATCATCCTTGACTACATTCTGACTAAAGCTGTATAACTACTTATCTGTCGACGAGCGAAATTACCGCAGAGCAACCGCAGAGTTAGTGATTGTGACAAgacatttatcttatttattttgtgatatTTAACATTTACCTACCGTGCAATTCGAAATAAATATGGCTAAAGGTAAACACGGTGCATTTTTTCTGTATACAGTCTCATTAAAtattgtgtatatatatattcatttaagttGGTCATAGTTTATGCGCTTTCGACGCCCACATTGCGATTTTAGTGGCATCACAGATTAATAATATGTAGCTACATGGTTGTAAAAACCGTTTAAGTCACTGCAGACTTACATAgacactgtaggtacctaccttaactTATCAACTTTAATTAACTATCAAGCTGCTACCATAACTAGCTCATGCGATGACTAGATATTAACGCACTAAATATTAAGCCTTATTTCAGTTAAAGAAATTGTACTTATAATTTAGCTAACAAACGCCAGCTGCTTGTAAAGGAACGTCGCCATACGAAATCCGCGGGAAGCCCTCCTACGCGCGCCTTTCAAAAATCCGCGCATATCGTGTCGCGTTCCATACCGCGGTCGGTCGCGCACCTTTCGCTGCACGTGCCATTATCtcgtaaaaaaaactttaaaatatattcGAGATTGCACTAAAAgagtgtagttttttttatttgttgtgtgTGCAGTGCATTTAACATGGTTAGAAAAATCAGTGCACTCGTCTGCTGCCTCTGCGTGTTTGGAATATCGCTTAGTGATAGCGCGATTTCGGCTGAAAGTGTGAGTTTGAAAGTAACGTATTTAATAATATACGACCAGAAAAACAAAACTTGTACTCGTATTCTGTAGCCGAACGTTAAGGATAATAGGGCCTATATATTTACTGGCTATGATTTTAATCGCCTAAAATCAGCCTCGAGATAATTTTCGGGTGTTTACAGATTGTCGACATCTGTATCACCAATGCTCTCTTCGGGAACAGAGAAGAAaatttttaccataaaatttTTCTATAGAGCAACTtaccaaaaataatacattaaaaactTTCAATATAAGTCTATAATTCCAGAGGTTGGTAATTTACTACAATTAATATGTACTTAGGTAAGATTAATCCAGATAtagtgatattttttttatcaaaccagTTTGCATTATACCTTTTGTTAAATCTTTAAATCCTTATATGAAACTAGATCTCTGGCCTTTGTGAGGTGTATAGAAAACTGCTCTAGTTTCTACGCCCGTTTCTAGTGTGTGACCTTAAAAGTGAGACCATTATGAGCTTAATTGTGACGCATAGGACGCATAGGACTCATACACGTAGTACGGGagcaagataaaaaaaaacactagaaAGCTATTAAATATGCTATTAAATAGCACCAGCAAGCCTAATCTAACATGTAGGTACCCTAATAACATAAACAGTAAATAAtacgagtttttttttgttgtcccaaacacttttttttcaaatttgggtttttttatgttatttctactcagaatcacgagctctttctatcctgataggagaaaaaaagtgtcctaaggtttttatttccattccgtcaccatttttcatagactttgtatggtggtcgcgtaatggaaagatcgaaaaatgtatggaaattttgggacactttttttctcctattaggatagaaaaagctcgtgattctgagtagaaataacataaaaaattccaaatttgaaaaaaaaagtgtttgggacaacaaaaaaaaaacgcacatAAACATCTAACTAAAAGGTACCTACGTGGGGTAAgaaaatatagtaggtatatttgacaTTAATTTATGTGTGGGTACTATTTGTAGCTGTAAAATAGTTTACATTGatacttaaagtctatttttttattccgtagactgaaatgacagttaatagtatgaacatgaaatgtcatttcatactattaactgtcatttcagtctaccgaataaaaaaatagactttaattatgTAGCAACGATTAAATGAGACAATAATCAAACCGTACTGATGCCAAAGCTAACTATGCAAACTACTTAGGTATCCTCCTtaaaatgttaatgttaattgtatttaaatttaaaataataaactaggTACTTCTAATATTGTCACAAGAAACGTATTAAGCCGTTGAAGCGTAACTACGGAAAGGTTGTTTACACTTTTTATCAGTTTGTTGTCAACTGACCAAACTTTTTACTCGGAAATTCAATGTCAAACGAATTATTTATTGCCCTTCAAagttaaactatttattttatccaTCACACGATCTAATTCAATGCCTGGAATCATGACTGATGGTTAGGATTTTAATGTTCTTTACATAAATCAGATTCTCTACAAGTACATATCATCAATTATTCCATGAATAGAATGAGGTAggtattctaaaaattaaaatgttataattGCCATGAATGTAATTGAAACAATATATTGAGTGCCATTTTAAGCACCTGTGAGAGTTGTGTGTGACAGGAAATAAAACAAACTAGAAAATTAGAACagcataaagtctatttttttattcggtagactgaaatgacagttaatagtatgaacatgaaatgtcatttcatactattaactgtcatttcagtctaccgaataaaaaaatagactttacctacattacctacagcAGTCACTcaaaaaaaatagcaaattcttaaaaaaaaaagatatgaaCTTAAATAAGAAGCACATACTTATTTGGAATTTTTTACTGTTTTCACTTTCGTAAATAGAATCATATGATCATGTAAACAAACAGCATTAGGTACACCAAGCATGCCAATCAATCATTATGCACTCTTAAATCAGCTGTACAATACTTTGTACAAGTTTTACGCAATTGCCGATAACCAGTACTGCAAACGCAAAGTCAGGTGTACCCAACAATTGGTGCGTGGAAACAAACTCGAGAGAAAGTGAGCGCGATTCGTCGTGGTGCGTTTGGCGTATGCCGTATGCTAATTATAGTAACGCGACGTGTTTTAGTGTTTAGAATTGACAGGTTAAATGACGTTTATATTTTTCGCTCTATTTTCCTTTTCTGTTAATATATGAACCAGCAATGTTATTAATAATGTATTGGATATATCGGCattttaatatgtaaaaaaatatcgcaGGTAGGTATAAGTTGCAATATCAGGAATATTTTAGAAGTTATACTTTAATGAAACATAAgtagaaagaagaaagaaaatgtttattcaAAACCCaacaaattatattttgaataacgaAGGGTGACTCCATCCCATCACACACCGGACCAAATGTATAATGAAATTTGGCGAACATATTTCATCtacttacttatacatatattaacaGAATAGAATAACCGTTGAttccttattattatttaacagaaaaaatataaatatctatGCGGACGAGGTCGCAGATAAAAGCTAGTATTGCCACGTGTACCGCGGTATAACTTAgctatgtatatatataaatgcaataaCAAGTgctatgtatatatataaatacatagcacTTGTTATTGCTAATAATAATTTCAACGATGCTCAACACGTTGCACAATTTCGCGCTTCAGCGACGCTACCAGCCTATAATTTTGTGGTAACGCGCGAACAGGGTAACCATTTAATAATGGGTAACCAAACGTAATGAACAATTTCACTGAGAACCAAAATGTTGCCAATCTCTGATGTAACGCGGGAAGCTTACGTAAAAGTTTTATCAATCAAAACTTCATAGTTTAGGATACCAACTTATTTTTACAAGATGGCGGAGGATCAAACTGTTAAATACGTACGCGGCCACCTCGCCTACTCAAGTCCATATATAGTCCAGCAAGGCTGTACCCACCTCTGGCCGTGGTGACTCAATTCCACAATTATCTCGTCACCGAGCTTAAACCAATAGTAACTTGCTTCCAAATAGTGTTAGGTATAATTCTATTTAGATACAAAATAATTTAACCAGTAAACTCGAAAACGACCAAAAATGTTACCTaactaataattaaatttaaaaacatctCACTTACCTATCTGTTTAATGCTGATTGCATCTACTCCTAACGGGTTACAAgaaaatggtaattttattgtaatatttttgaaacatttattttgtttaggtaggtacttatttattatataaatatctttcccttttctttatatgtataattatatattttaacaacaataaatacaaGAATAAATTGATCGAAGAAAAGAGAATTAGCCACACAATTATGATTTACAATTTTGAAATACTGCTTCCCTACTCGTAGGCAACCTAACCTGCTCACATTTAGCAATATCACCATCCTCAGAGGACTTTCCACATCTTTACCAGTACCAGTTTCACCTTTCCTGACACCCGGGATGGTATTTAGTACGTTAACTAGTTATGTAAGTGGTCGACACACCAGTCTGTTTGGTCAtaatcaaagaatataatactcatgGTCATAATTGAGCAAATGTCTACATAAAAGATAAATAATACacacaaattatttattgttattatttacctacttggtGAAGGAGTACCCTACGAGGGGGTCTTATTACTAAAATATTTTCCAGGATATAGTACCTGCTACTATTCAATCTATTCATAATATGCCCTAATTA encodes:
- the LOC134650550 gene encoding aminoacylase-1-like, producing MDLWENDEAIQRFREYLRIPSVHPDVNYDECVEFLKRQASELQLPVAVHELIPGKPVVVITWEGKEPELPAILLNSHMDVVPVYEESWTYPPFEATISEDGYIYARGTQDMKSVGMFHLEAVRRLKAAGVRLKRTVHVSFVPDEEIGGEHGMQAFAQSEQFKALNLGFGLDESCPSLSTKVIRAFNGEKTNRQLKVTCRGDPGHGSLLLSNTAGEKLHYILDRFMKYRAGEVEKQAQGKWLGDLVSINLTQIEGGVQVNVVPDSLTIYFDIRIPPTLDHDAFDDMIRKWCTEAGEDVTFEYIGNNAPVKSTNIDESNQFWTALLCAVKEMGFEVLCNVCPGTTDARFVRHQGVPVINFTPILNSPVLLHAHDERIHVDAFRQGIDIMEKVVEAVTNI